The following coding sequences lie in one Plasmodium berghei ANKA genome assembly, chromosome: 7 genomic window:
- a CDS encoding U5 small nuclear ribonucleoprotein 40 kDa protein, putative, which produces MEIVQSDGYVLDVDKRGDERKTGLFFQNMLINSHKGEVYSISFSYDGKFVASSSFDMTVMIHNVYKECETVNVFRGHKNAVLQVKWTKDDTYLCSVSADHNSFLWDIENEQKIRSFKSHTSVINSLNIIDYNTFVTCSDDGSLKFWDFRNKNCIYTIQDNFPLLCVCGNKKGDTIYTSSVDNSIKIFDTKTYQLKDTLKGHTDYISGLDINNDETILASISADEKICFWDIQPFPCDDKLLYSLNSPKYNIDYNLIRLAFNNDNLLACGSGDSYLYIYDYKQKNLKYTLPGHTSTINDVAFHPVEEIVASCSSDCNIFLGEL; this is translated from the coding sequence ATGGAAATAGTACAGTCTGATGGATATGTCCTAGATGTTGATAAAAGAGGTGATGAAAGGAAAACTGGAttgttttttcaaaatatgcTAATAAATAGCCATAAAGGGGAAGTGTACTCAATAAGTTTTTCTTATGATGGTAAATTTGTAGCATCATCCAGCTTTGACATGACTGTAATGATACATAATGTTTATAAAGAATGTGAAACTGTTAATGTTTTTAGAGGACATAAAAACGCAGTATTACAAGTCAAATGGACAAAAGATGATACTTATTTATGTAGCGTATCGGCTGATCATAATTCTTTTCTTTGGGATATtgaaaatgaacaaaaaataagaagTTTTAAAAGCCATACAAGCGTAATTAATAgcttaaatataattgattATAATACATTTGTTACATGCAGTGATGATGGTAGCTTAAAATTTTGGGATTttcgaaataaaaattgtatatatactattCAAGATAATTTTCCATTATTATGTGTGtgtggaaataaaaaaggagatactatatatactaGTTCAGTTGATAATAGTATAAAAATCTTTGATACTAAAACTTATCAATTAAAAGATACATTAAAAGGACACACAGATTATATAAGTGGATtggatataaataatgatgaaacTATATTAGCTTCAATAAGTGctgatgaaaaaatatgtttttggGATATTCAGCCTTTTCCTTGTGatgataaattattatattctttaaattcaccaaaatataatattgattACAATTTAATAAGGTTAGCATTTAATAATGACAATTTACTTGCTTGTGGAAGTGGAGATAgctatttgtatatttatgattataaacaaaaaaatttaaaatatacattgCCTGGTCATACAAGTACAATAAATGATGTTGCCTTTCATCCAGTTGAGGAAATTGTTGCATCATGCTCCTCTGATTGCAACATATTTTTAGGCGAATTGTAG